A region of the bacterium (Candidatus Blackallbacteria) CG13_big_fil_rev_8_21_14_2_50_49_14 genome:
GTGGTAGTTGAATCCAGTATAACCAAGAATACAGATGCTTGGCAACAAACTCCAAGCGCCAATTCCTTGATTTAAACGGCTTCAGAGCCTGTCCTTAGCGTGAAGTGCGGGTCGAAAGCGAAGCTGAGGCGGGTGAGCCATAAAAAAAACTTAAAGGGTGTGAAATCCGTGCTGCCCAAGCCTGTTCATTGTGTCCTGCATTGGGTTCAATATGAAAGGCCAGGTTGCGAAAATGCTCAAAGCCATTTTTTTCAAGGGCTTGAGCGAGATCACGGGCATCCTGAAGCATAATTTCAGGCGCTTGACCTTCACGGGTGCCCATATCCAGCCAGATTTTAAGCTTTTTTGAAAGTTTGGGAACCTCTTGCAAAAGGACGCGATCTTTCCACCAAATCGAAGGGGACATCATGCCAATTTTAGAAAAAACCTGGGGATAGTGCAGCCCCAGGTAAAAGGAAATCAGGCCCCCCAAGGAGGAACCCATTACGGCTGTATTTTCGCGTTGTGGGAGGGTGCGGTAGGTTTTATCGATCAGGGGTTTGAGTTCTTCGACGATAAATCTTGCGTAATTGGGGCCCTGTCCGCCCTGGATTTCTCCATCCAGATCCATGGCCTGCCAGGTATACTCATCGAGGCGATCGGGCGTATTGTAAATGCCAACGACAATGGCCGGTTCAATTTGGCCTGAGCGGATCATGCGCTCCATGTTTTCATCGACTTCCCATTCGCTGCCCCCAAAAGAGGTCTGACGGTCAAAGAGATTGTTGCCATCATGCATATACAGAACAGGGTAGCGGCGTGAAGGTTCTGCCGCATAACCGGGGGGAAGATAAACGAGAATATTCCGTGAGCGCTTTAAAAAACGTGAAGCAACCTGAGCATGCGTTTTAAACGTGCCTGTGAGCGTGTGGCCCTTGACTTGCAGGCGGGGCAGACTGCTAATAAGCAAGCGGGAAGCGGAACCAGGCAGCGCACTGACCAGCGTGTTTGGCACTGCCTGGCAGGCCACGAGTGCCAGCGTAAGCAGGGCAAGGAATTGTTTAAATAGGGGGCGAGAAGGCATTGATTTCCTCAGTATATTCCAGAATAGTTTCTGATTTGCATAATAGGCTTATCGCTTAATACTGTCAAATCTTGTTTGCTAGCGTGCGGGTCGCGGAGGTTTCAACATGCCATGCCCTTTGAGCGCTTCCAGAAATTTTGCCTGATTCAGCCAGGTTTGCGTTTCAGGATCCCATTCAATCAAAGCCAGGATTTTTTGGAAGCGCTCCTGTTCCTGGGTCAATTGCAGGGCTTCCTGAATATTTTCAAACAGATTTTCATCATCCATCAGCATGAGATTGTTACTTAAAAGGTGCATCAAGAGTGCTTTCCATTCCACCGTGGTTTGGGCCATCAGTGCTGGAGAGAGCAGCATTTTCAGTTGGTAGGGCCAAAGCGTCCGCAACATTTCCAAAGACTGAGACAGATCGCCCAAGAGCAGATGCAGCCTTTGCCGGGCATCATTCGGCGGAAGTTGTTGAAATCTGAAGGCCAAAAATTCGCTCAGAGATTCTAAAAAGGGATGGGTTTCCATCGAGCGGCTGAGATAGGGTTTGCTGCCCTGATAGATCAGCATATCGACAAACTCTCCGCCATCATTGTAAAAGCCCATTTGGTCGATCAATGCGCCCTGGGGCTGAATCAAGAGTTTAATCAGGCTGATATCTGGACTGTCGAGTTGGAAATAAAAGGAATCAAAATGTTCATCGCTGTTTTGATAGCGAAAACTGAGCAAATAGGTTCCATTTTTTAAATTGGAAAAAAGAAAATTTGAAGCGTTGAGCTGGCCCTTGAGCGGATCTTCCTGGGTGGGCTGACAAGGCGTTAAGATTGCTTGAAATGCTTGCGGATCGCCAGCATGGATTTCCCATTCAATTTTTAACTCAGACATTTTCACCTGCTCCCTTGATTAGAAAACCAATTCCAGAATTCCTGTAGGCCGTTCTGAAATGAAGTGGTGGGGTTATAGCCTAAATAAGTTTTTGCTTTTTCGTTGCTTGCCAGGGTTTGTGAAACATCTCCCGGAGGATGGGGCAGAATGCGTTTTTCCGACGCTTTCAGCCCACTGATGTTTTCAAGTTCAGAGACCAAATCTGAAAGTCTGATACTTTGACCTGAACCCAGGTTAAAAACAGCGAAAGATCCAGTTCCTTGAAATGCTTTCAACCAGACCTCTGCTTTTAGCATACCATTGATAATGTCAGAAATATATGTCATATCCCGCGAGGTGGTTTCGGGGTCAAACAGTAAAAGGGGCAGGCCTTGGCTTAAATTGGAAGCAAAATGATAAAGGCCCATGTCTTGGCGCTGGCCAGGGCCATAGACCGTGAAAAATCGCAGCGCCACTCCTTTGAGAGCATGGTTGAGGGCATAGGCTGCCAGTAAGTTTTCAGCAGCCAGTTTTGAAACCGCATAGGGTGAAGTTGGGCGTGGAATAGCTGTCTCTTTCAGGGGAGAACCCTGACTACCACCATAAACGGATGAAGAAGAGGCCAGAACAATTTGTTCTGTTTGCGTGTGGGCACACCAGTTAAGCAGGTTGGCCGTGCCTTCAATATTGGTGCGCAGATAGGCGGCTGCATGGCTGAGTGAGTCTCTGACCCCGGTACGGGCAGCCAAATGAAAGACGGTTTCGACTTTGGGTACCTTCAGCCAGTTTTCAGCCTGACAAATATCGATTTGAATCCAGTTTTGGCCTTGAAAGGAGGGGGGGGCAGGTCGCAAATCGAGGCCAATACAGGGTCTTCCTAAGCGATGCAGGGTTGCGCAAAGGTATTGCCCAATAAACCCGGCAGCGCCCGTCACGAGTACCGCTTCCATGCCTGTTTAGGCCTGGGGGGGGCGACGGAAAATCCGGTTTTGGATTTGCTGGGTCTGTTGATTCTGTTGGGTTTGCCAATTGATCTGTTCCTGCTGTGCTTTCTGCGTTTCACGCTGCACAATCGAGAGTTTATCGGCTTCAATCACAGAACCATTGAACGAACTTGCGCCTTTCAGGGTGACAATATCTCCTTCACGGATTTCTGAGAAAAATGCCGAGACAGAATGTCCTTCTAAATGGCTGGTAATTTTGGTGTCGGGTGAAACCACTGCCAAGGCCCTGTTCTGGGTTTGAATATCCTTGATAAAGATTTCGCCTTTTTCATGGTTGACAGCTTCAACATAACCGGAGTCTATCACTGATTGGGGTTTGGGTTCAGAGAGTTTTTCATCAATATGGGTTCCGGTTTTTAACATCAACAGTGCGACGAAAATGCTGAGCAGCGCGCCAATGGCGTAAATTTCTCGCGGAATAATATGGTAGTTAAAGAGGATATCGTTGATCCACATCAGCCCGAGTAAAAGTGTAAGCATCGCCATTAAAAAGCTGAGCGATTTAAATGGGGAACCCTGTTGATGCCGACTGCGCCGCCAGGATTTGATAAAGAAAAACAGCGCAATGCCCACATAGGTTAGAGTCAAGAGCAATCTGAATCCATCAATCAGTTGATACCACATGTTTTGGCGTTTTTGGTAATTGCGGACCCATTGGGGGGCATCGGTGGGCAAGGCTTTTTTCCAACTGTAGAGGGTTTCAATCAGGATCAGGGCTTCTCCCCAGCTCAAGCGTTCATCCGGGCGGATGGTCTGATCGGGATAACCATTGATCAATTTCAGGTTTTCAGCCAGAACCACGGCAGCGAAAGATGGATGTTTTTTGTTGATATCCCGAAAACGGGATTCCTGTGAGCCAAAACTTTGAAGGGATTCACGCAGGCCAAAGGCCAGGATGACACGGTGAATAGCCTCTGCGCGTGTAATTTCACCCACCAAAGGGTGATCGTTTGACAATTGTAATTGTTGCAGAGAGACTCCCGCAATTCGGCTGAGGACAGTCAGATAATCCTGTCGGTTGATCAGCTCACTGTAGTTGATATTATTGGGCAGCACAATCCCGTTTTCTTCAAGCACATGTACAGAACGCCGTGCCCAGCGGGTATGGTAAGGTTCAATCTTGCTCTCTGTCAGTGGTTCGGTTTGTACTGAAGGGGATATATTTCCATTCAGTGTATTTTGAGGGTTGTTTAAAGAACTGTCGCTGTTTTCTGATTCAACCTGCACTGGGAGCGTTTCAGAGGGAGGAGCCTCCAATTGGGTTTGCGCAAAGATCGGCAGGGCCGTGCTTGCTATAAAGATCATCCAGAAGCAGAGGAAGATCCGAAAAGGGTTCAGCTGATTGTTTACCATTGGAATTTCGCCGGAAAAGAATTTGAAACTCATTATATCATCAAAAAGAAATACAATTTTTGATTCGTATTTTAGTCAAGATGCTCAATTCCAAAAGCATTGCGTACGCTTTCGGGATCAATCCCCTGGCTGTGAAGCAGAATGGGGAGCAGGCGAAACTGGGAATGCACCAGTTGACGCGCCAAAAAACCGAGATTGAGGGGCTTTTTGTCTGTCGGAAGAATCAGGCGATCTACAATTTTTCCCTGCTCTAAATCGATCAGCAAAAGACAGGGGGTAAACAGGGCGGGTTGGTTCTTTGAGACCATGACGATCCCCCAGCGGCCATCGGGGCTGATTTCAAAAAGATCACGCGCATCAGCCCCCGTACTGAAAGCTTCTCCTTCTAAAACAAGGGTGTCTAGAATTTTGAATTTCTCAGTATCCAGAACCAAAAGATCGGGGCGTCTGTTTTCGGGGTTGATGCCTAAAATATAGAGCCGATCTGCTTTGGGGGGCAAAGCGAGATTGCCCAAGAGCAAAGGGGAGGGCACAGGTATTTTTTTCTGGGCCATGGCCCGATCCGTTAAGAGCAGGGAGCCCGGTTCGTATTGGGTCGAAAAAATGCGTTTTCCATCGGGATGAAATGCGATTGAAATGGCTTTTTTACTGGGGCGCTGTACCACTTTCCAGGTCCGCATCAGGCGCAAGGGCTCCCGCTGAATCAAATGCATTTTGCCTGCGCCACGATCGGTAACCACCAAGATCGGATGACGAGGTGAGAGATACAGATCAAAGGGGCGGGTTTGAACGGGCTCGATCGGAATTTGTCCCCAGGTCAGTGAACGGCAAAAAATGCTTTGTAACTGGGATTGGTAATCGTTGTTGTTTAAACAGGCATAGCTGCTGTTGAGGCTGAGGGCCCTTTGCTCACTGGGAAGTTGAGAAAATTCTTTGAGGACACTCAGTTTATTGGATTGAATCTGAAGCAGCAGCATTTCGATCTGGCCAAAAGCTGACCAGGAAGGAGGGGGGCCGCTGCTGATCTCCCTGGGAAGAGGCAGTTCTTTCAACAATTGGCCAGTACCAGGGATGATCAGTTTGAGGCTGGCTTTTTCCTGATCAAGGCTGAAAGCGGGTTCGGGGTGCCGTTCAGCATAGGCCAAAGCGTTTTGATGTGAAATTTGCAGCGCTGCATGTATTTGATGGGGCAAAACACTGTTGCTTAAAGCTGACTCGAGAATTTCAGCCTGTTTGCTGAGGTCTCCTCTTTGTTCGAAGGTTTTCAGTTGCTTCCAGAGAGGCGAGGGTGCATTTGAATTATTCATGGCCTCAATTATAGCAATCCCTTGGGAATGCTGCCAATTGACAGGTCTTTGAAAATTTTTTTCGCAGGGGGCTTGCAATTTGAGCTGATTAATATTAAGATAATCATAAGAAGATTAAGTTTAGGTTATCTAAGTTAAGGGTATTTTTAAAGAGGTTAAATAAAGTTTATGCAACTGAGTTCTGCACAGGCCATTCAAAACCGCGGTACCTTCCATGCTGCTGATACAGCATTGAGATCTGGAAATTCAAGTTCTGAAAGACATTCAGGTGGTGAAACCTATATGGCGTTTCAACATGCTGACAGTATGCATTTCCAACGTTACCAGGCCCAGCCTGTTGCGACTTCCTCTGAAGATCGTTTCATGGCAGTACTGCAGATGTTGCTTTCTCTCGATACCCGTGTTTATACCTCTTTGGTGGTCAGCATTCTGTTCACCACCGTTTTTCATGCAATTTTTGAAGTGTTTCCCTTGATCAGCGTGGCTGTTGGCATGGCTTTTTTCTTTGTCTGGTATGTCATGAGCTTTTTCGATTTTAAGCGTTTAGTGCATACCCTCAGCTATGGAGCTGCTGCCTGATTTCTAATAAGTTTTGAATCTTTTTATAGACCCTTAACCTTAATCTGATTAACCTAATGACTGCCTCGGCAGTCTTTTTTTTTGCGGATTTTTCAGAAATTAATGGTGATGAAAGCGGTAAAACTTCAACAAAGCGGTCACCAGCGATTCACTCTCAGTGGGCAAGACAATCTGGTCTATTTTCATTTGGCGAAATTCCTGGCGCAGACCTGAAAAATGTGCTTGCATTTTTTCTTGATAGGCCAGTCTGACCCGCGAAGAGCCCAAATCAAAGATCCTCTGATTCTGGGTTTCGGGGTCTCGCAGAGCCACCAGACCTGTTTTGGGCAAAGCCAGATCGAGAGGGTCCTGCAGCATGACGGCCACGCAGTCATGGCGTTGACTGAGCACTTTAAGCGGGTAAAGTGAACCCGTTTCGATAAAGTCAGACAGGATAAAGACAATGCCTCGGCGGTGCAGAATATGATTGACGAATTTGAGGGCGGCGGAAAGATCACTTTTTCGCTCCCTGCGTTCGGGTTCAACCATGAGTTCTCTGAGAATGCGCAAGGCGTGTTTTTTGCCTTTTTTGGGGGGTAAGAAAGTTTTGAGCTCTTCGTCAAAGCTCAGCAGACCGACACGGTCGTTATTGCGCATGGCACTGAACGCCATCAGAGCACAAAATTCCAGCATCAAATCTGTTTTGAGATGGCGTTGCGAACCAAAAAACAGCGAAGAGCTGGTATCCACAACTAAAAACAGGGACTGTTCCCGTTCCTCAACAAAGCGTTTGATATGTAAATGCCCAGTTCGGGCTGTCACGTTCCAGTCAATCTGGCGTTCATCGTCGCCTTCCTGATACGGTCGCACTTCGTCAAATTCCAATCCCACCCCTTTAAACACACTCATATATTGACCGCTTAAAACATGGTCGACCAAGTGGCGGGCTTTGATTTCAAGATGATGAATTCTTTTCCAGGCATCGGGTAGAACCTGACTCATGTGTTGAGAGCCTCCTGTTTGAGTTGGCCTGCTTCGAGATGAAAGACAGAATCACTGAGGTGACGCATTTCTGAATTGTGGGTGACCACCAAGAGCGTTTTTTGCTGGGATTGGCTGAGTTCTAACAAGAGTCGCATCATTTCATAACCATTGGCATGATCCAGATTGCCCGTGGGTTCATCTGCCAAAATCAGTTCAGGATCGTGGATCAGGGCTCTGACCAGCGCGACACGTTGTTGTTCGCCCCCCGAAAGTTTATCTGGAAAACTGTTTTGACGGTCTTTCAGACCTACGCTATCGAGCAGTTCGAGTGCTTTTTTTTTCTGGTGCATACCATTCAGCCGGGCGGGTAAAAGGATATTTTCAAGCACACTTAAAGTGGGGATCAAATTGAAGAATTGAAAAATCAAACCGATGTGTTTGCGGCGAAACAAGGTGCGCTCCTGTTCGGAAAGAGCGCTCAGACAGGTTTCACCAAACCAGATTTTTCCCTGCTCAGGGGTATCGAGACCGCTGATGAGATTGAGAATTGTACTTTTCCCTGAGCCACTGGGCCCCAATAAAAGACTCATTTTTCCAGCAGGAAAGCTGGCGTTGGCCTGCTTGAGAACTTGATGTCGCTCTGGGCCTTCCTGGTAAACCATCGAAACATTTTCTAAGCGGATTGCTTGGGCTTGAATTGTATTCATAGTACTCCCAAAATAACATGAAACCAGGGTACTCTATAGATTTCATTTTACCCTGAGGCTTGTCTTTCGTTACAATGGAGTTGGTTGAACTGCTGACAGAAGAGGGAATGGGATTGATTGAAGCATGGATACACAGAAAGATCTCCAGTTTGAACCCCTTGCAGATATTTTATTGGTTGATGACACGCCCGCGAATTTGAAGGTTTTATCAGAAATTCTTAAATCATCTCATTATGGGGTGAGGGCTGTTCCCAGTGGAAAAATGGCTCTAAAAGCCGTTTCACTTTCCGCTCCGGATCTGATTTTAATGGATATCAATATGCCAGATATGAATGGCTATGAACTTTGTCGCAAACTGAAGTCCAGCCCAGATTTTGGGCAAATCCCCGTTATTTTTATCAGTGCTTTGGACGATGTTGAGGACAAGGTCAACGCTTTTCGTGAAGGGGGCGTTGATTTTATTTCAAAACCTTTTCAAATCGAAGAGGTTTTGATGCGTGTGAAAACGCATTTGACGATTCGTCGGCTGCAAACTGAATTGGAGCAAAAAAATCAGGCTTTAGAAACCCAGGTGCAACAGCTTCAGAATTTAGAGCATTTGCGAGATATTCTGACCAGTATGATTGTGCATGATTTGCGAATCCCTTTAACAGGTCTTTCGAGCAATTTAGAACTGATTTCAGATTTTACGAAGCAATTGCCGCAACCTGTTAAACGCTTTTTGCGTCTGGCAAGAACCAGTACTCAGAATCTTTTGGGCAATATCAATCAGCTCTTGGAATTGAATCGCCTTGAGGCAGGTAAAAAAATTCTTGACTATTCACGTTTTGAACTGCGTGCCTTGTTGCTGGAGGTGCTTGGCAGTTTTGAATTTCAAATTCAAGAGCAGATTGTCAGCGTCGATTATCCAAGCGAACCCTTGTGGATTGAGGCCGATCAGAATTTGATCCAGAGAGTTTTGCTCAACCTGTTGGGCAATGCGTTTCGCTATACGCCTTTTCAGGGCCTGATTTCAGTGAACTGGAAAAAAACAGAGGACGCGTTTTGGCTTGAAGTAATTGATCAGGGGCCGGGTATTTCTGAGCAATACCATCAAAAAATATTTGAAAAATTCGGACAGGCTGAAATCAAGCAGAACGCAAAAGAAATGTCCTCTGGTTTGGGATTGGCTTTTTGTAAATTGGCGATTGAAGCCCATGGCGGTAAAATTGGCGTGAAAAGCCAAGCCGGACAGGGCTGCTCTCTTTGGTTTGAAATTCCCGCTGCAGCTTTTTAGTTGAATTTTTTTTGAGCGTTTTTGAAGCCGTTACTTGCTTTGCGGTAGAAAAAATACATTATGACATTTTTTGCTTCATATTTTCTCCATACAAATAGTGTTTAATCGTTCTATCAATTTTTGCGCAGAGTCAGGATTCGTATGCTTATGGCCATTGAAATTCAAGTTTCTGGGGCTGATCGTCTTTTTCATCAAGAACTCTATCTCGCTCTTTTAAACAACAGTACTTTAGGCATTGCCTGTTTTGATCCTGATGGGCAATTGCTGTTCTTAAATCAATTGGCCTCTCAGTTTTTGCACTGTTCTGTGGAGGCTGAGATTGGCTCCCATGTCAATGCCCTGCTCGAATACTCCCGAGCTGAAAAAATTACCGCTGCGATTGCGGATGCGCTTGAGAGCAAAAGATCCTCCTTGCGCATGTCGTGGATGTATCAGTCGTTTGGGCGTGTTTATCAGATACCCATGAAAGTCATGCCCCTCTCAGATCCTCAATTTAAAGGGGTTCACGCGGTGGGCTTTCTCTGGAATAACCCAGCCTTGAGTATGCGTTATCTTCAAGAAATTGAAAAAACCCATTTTTATTTTGATCGGATTGTCGATTTTTTGCCCAACCCTGTTTTCGTCAAAGATAAGAATCAACGCTTTTTAGCTGTCAATCAAGCGCTTTGCGATTTTTTGGGCTTTCGTCAGGAAGAGTTGATCGGCAAATCTGATTTCGATTTCTTGCCCAAAGAAGAGGCGCTTGAAAACTGGCAGAAAACGCAGAAAGTGTTTTCTGCGGGGGATGTCTTGGAGTCTGAAGATCTGATCATTGCAGAAAATGGGCGGCCCATGCATATTCTGACGCGTCAGACGGTGATCAATCAACCCGATCAGGATCCCATTCTGATTGGCGTTTTGAGTGATATCACCGATCAAAAACAGACCCAGTTCAAATTGCAGGAAAGCAAATTAACCTTTGAGGGGATTTTTCACAATACCTTTCAGTTTATGGCAATGTTGGACCTGAATGGAAATGTGATTGAAATCAATCAACCCACTTTGGATTTTTATGGACACCGTTCAGATGAAGTCAAGGGAAAACCGCTTTGGGAGATACAGGGACTGACACCTGAGTCAGCCAATTTTATGCGTGAGCAGATGGCGCTCGCTACTCAGGGGCATTTTGCCCAATTTGAACTTTGCAGTCAGGGGGTTTGGGGGCATGAGCGCATTTCAGATTTCAGTCTCAAACCCGTTACCAATAGCTTGGGGCAAATGGAATGGATTCTGGCTGAGGGGCGGGATATTACAAAAACCAAAGAGC
Encoded here:
- a CDS encoding esterase — translated: MPSRPLFKQFLALLTLALVACQAVPNTLVSALPGSASRLLISSLPRLQVKGHTLTGTFKTHAQVASRFLKRSRNILVYLPPGYAAEPSRRYPVLYMHDGNNLFDRQTSFGGSEWEVDENMERMIRSGQIEPAIVVGIYNTPDRLDEYTWQAMDLDGEIQGGQGPNYARFIVEELKPLIDKTYRTLPQRENTAVMGSSLGGLISFYLGLHYPQVFSKIGMMSPSIWWKDRVLLQEVPKLSKKLKIWLDMGTREGQAPEIMLQDARDLAQALEKNGFEHFRNLAFHIEPNAGHNEQAWAARISHPLSFFYGSPASASLSTRTSR
- a CDS encoding DUF58 domain-containing protein; protein product: MSQVLPDAWKRIHHLEIKARHLVDHVLSGQYMSVFKGVGLEFDEVRPYQEGDDERQIDWNVTARTGHLHIKRFVEEREQSLFLVVDTSSSLFFGSQRHLKTDLMLEFCALMAFSAMRNNDRVGLLSFDEELKTFLPPKKGKKHALRILRELMVEPERRERKSDLSAALKFVNHILHRRGIVFILSDFIETGSLYPLKVLSQRHDCVAVMLQDPLDLALPKTGLVALRDPETQNQRIFDLGSSRVRLAYQEKMQAHFSGLRQEFRQMKIDQIVLPTESESLVTALLKFYRFHHH
- a CDS encoding ABC transporter ATP-binding protein, which produces MNTIQAQAIRLENVSMVYQEGPERHQVLKQANASFPAGKMSLLLGPSGSGKSTILNLISGLDTPEQGKIWFGETCLSALSEQERTLFRRKHIGLIFQFFNLIPTLSVLENILLPARLNGMHQKKKALELLDSVGLKDRQNSFPDKLSGGEQQRVALVRALIHDPELILADEPTGNLDHANGYEMMRLLLELSQSQQKTLLVVTHNSEMRHLSDSVFHLEAGQLKQEALNT
- a CDS encoding hybrid sensor histidine kinase/response regulator, whose translation is MDTQKDLQFEPLADILLVDDTPANLKVLSEILKSSHYGVRAVPSGKMALKAVSLSAPDLILMDINMPDMNGYELCRKLKSSPDFGQIPVIFISALDDVEDKVNAFREGGVDFISKPFQIEEVLMRVKTHLTIRRLQTELEQKNQALETQVQQLQNLEHLRDILTSMIVHDLRIPLTGLSSNLELISDFTKQLPQPVKRFLRLARTSTQNLLGNINQLLELNRLEAGKKILDYSRFELRALLLEVLGSFEFQIQEQIVSVDYPSEPLWIEADQNLIQRVLLNLLGNAFRYTPFQGLISVNWKKTEDAFWLEVIDQGPGISEQYHQKIFEKFGQAEIKQNAKEMSSGLGLAFCKLAIEAHGGKIGVKSQAGQGCSLWFEIPAAAF